A section of the Triticum dicoccoides isolate Atlit2015 ecotype Zavitan chromosome 7A, WEW_v2.0, whole genome shotgun sequence genome encodes:
- the LOC119328876 gene encoding chaperone protein dnaJ C76, chloroplastic-like, with translation MAGFFSTCAASDHYCLQLRSGSAHHELIRPNKYRRTMIRCCSTAKGKTRRDYYQVLGVATHSTPQEIKEAYRKLQKQHHPDIAGDKGHDHALLLNEAYEVLMRSSSRKADGFGKSRGGFGSGYTGDGYSSWNGPIRSQALFVDENKCIGCRECVHHAGETFAMDDVLGSAHVEVQFGDVEQQIQVAVESCPVNCIHWVGSEELPVLEFMARPQPKEGHGVFGGGWERPKDVFAAARNFSRKLEKQERQESSRGASGGEDMEAETAAQAEARRHAGQELRWKSLFDVWNGLGDWRKSGTDR, from the exons ATGGCAGGGTTCTTCAGCACCTGTGCTGCTTCTGATCACTATTGTTTGCAGCTCAGATCTGGATCAGCTCACCATGAACTGATTAGACCAAACAAGTACAGAAGGACCATGATCAGGTGCTGCAGCACAGCAAAGGGGAAGACAAGAAGGGACTACTACCAGGTTCTTGGAGTAGCAACTCATTCCACACCTCAGGAGATCAAGGAAGCTTACAGGAAACTCCAGAAGCAACACCATCCTGATATTGCTGGCGACAAG GGCCATGACCATGCGCTGTTGCTGAATGAGGCGTATGAGGTGTTGATGAGGAGTTCATCCAGGAAAGCTGATGGATTTGGCAAGAGCAGAGGCGGCTTTGGGAGCGGTTACACCGGGGACGGGTACAGTTCTTGGAATGGGCCTATCAGGAGCCAGGCTCTCTTCGTGGATGAGAACAAATGCATAG GATGTAGGGAGTGTGTTCACCATGCTGGGGAGACATTTGCCATGGACGATGTTCTTGGAAGCGCGCACGTCGAAGTCCAGTTTGGCGACGTGGAGCAGCAGATCCAG GTGGCTGTGGAGTCTTGCCCTGTGAACTGCATCCACTGGGTTGGGAGCGAAGAGCTCCCGGTGCTGGAGTTCATGGCACGTCCACAGCCCAAGGAAGGGCACGGCGTGTTCGGCGGCGGGTGGGAGAGGCCTAAGGACGTGTTCGCGGCGGCCAGGAACTTCTCCAGGAAACTCGAGAAGCAGGAGCGGCAGGAAAGTTCCAGGGGCGCAAGCG GGGGTGAAGATATGGAGGCTGAAACGGCAGCTCAGGCCGAAGCGAGACGCCACGCGGGGCAGGAGCTCCGGTGGAAGAGTTTGTTCGATGTTTGGAATGggttgggagactggaggaaatctgGAACAGACAGGTAG